One Aegilops tauschii subsp. strangulata cultivar AL8/78 chromosome 7, Aet v6.0, whole genome shotgun sequence genomic window carries:
- the LOC109785565 gene encoding uncharacterized protein — MMPQQLLPVSLRLYCSSYFQKCRALFDAINKQASSSKSEAEIKEEIHPLQMPHVKLEGPENYVSWAEHAETILVSRKLEGYILGTVEKPEEEGSKEGQKWRATNALVRAWLLSSMSSQIAKQVERIKDASEIWRLLKGTYSGVGNEMLACKIQKELQELSQGERTVVEYVSELKRLWSDLDYYDPVEMECGKCIEKHSKWTERRRVRDFLNGLHPRFENRRAALYGSGKLPSLEQAISAIASEETRLRLEAAGSASQGVTQRRSAFLAAGGGRYQRTGAGNGERKCLECGSPGHLVAGCPKLMGGGRGRGQDWQGRARGRLFDACGGRGRGMLFPGRANTSAAEELSQKLSVEITLDELEKWRQFKNLNLGVELPQESHASSSSSANFSGTWNWKRDWDREHA; from the exons ATGATGCCCCAGCAGTTACTTCCAGTGAGCTTGCGGCTGTATTGCAGCAGTTACTTCCAGAAGTGCAGGGCTCTGTTTGATGCAATCAACAAGCAAGCTAGCAGCTCCAAATCAGAGGCTGAAATAAAGGAGGAGATACATCCCTTACAGATGCCACATGTGAAGTTAGAGGGTCCTGAGAACTATGTAAGCTGGGCTGAGCATGCTGAAACCATCCTGGTTTCAAGGAAATTGGAAGGATACATCCTTGGGACAGTAGAGAAACCTGAGGAAGAAGGTTCAAAAGAAGGCCAAAAATGGAGAGCAACCAATGCTTTGGTCAGGGCATGGCTTCTGAGTTCGATGTCTTCTCAGATTGCAAAGCAGGTTGAGAGAATCAAAGATGCTTCAGAGATTTGGAGGCTCCTGAAAGGCACATATTCAGGAGTGGGAAATGAGATGTTAGCATGCAAAATTCAAAAGGAGTTGCAGGAGCTGAGCCAAGGTGAGAGAACAGTGGTGGAATATGTGTCTGAACTTAAAAGGTTGTGGAGTGACCTGGACTACTATGATCCAGTTGAAATGGAGTGTGGGAAATGTATTGAGAAGCATAGTAAGTGGACTGAGAGGAGACGTGTTAGAGACTTCCTAAATGGCCTCCATCCCAGGTTTGAAAATAGGAGAGCAGCTCTATATGGCAGTGGGAAGCTACCAAGTCTTGAGCAAGCAATTTCTGCAATAGCGAGTGAAGAAACTCGGCTAAGGTTGGAGGCAGCAGGATCGGCTTCACAGGGAGTAACGCAAAGGCGCTCAGCTTTCTTGGCTGCAGGAGGTGGAAGATACCAAAGAACAGGAGCAGGTAACGGTGAAAGAAAATGTCTTGAATGTGGATCACCAGGACATCTTGTGGCAGGCTGCCCTAAATTGATGGGAGGAGGTCGTGGTAGAGGCCAGGACTGGCAAGGTAGAGCCAGAGGCAGATTATTTGATGCATGTGGTGGCCGTGGGAGAGGCATGTTGTTTCCCGGAAGAGCAAACACTTCAGCTGCCGAGGAACTGTCTCAGAAATTGAGCGTTGAGATAACCCTCGATGAGCTAGAGAAGTGGCGTCAATTCAAGAACCTAAATCTTGGTGTTGAACTGCCTCAGGAGTCACATGCATCATCCTCTTCATCAGCAAATTTTTCTG GAACTTGGAACTGGAAAAGAGATTGGGACAGGGAGCATGCGTGA